The following are encoded together in the Kingella negevensis genome:
- the hscA gene encoding Fe-S protein assembly chaperone HscA, translating into MALLQIAEPNMSAAPHQHRLAVGIDLGTTNSLVATVRSGSATCLPDENGAVVVPSVVRYLGNEQTIVGKKALEQQKIDPQNTISSAKRLIGRKLAEIDVSHLPYRFGKSEKIIELQTKNGAKTPIDVSADILRELKTRAENSLGGELVGAVITVPAYFDDAQRQATKDAARLAGLNVLRLLNEPTAAAIAYGLDNGAEGTFVVYDLGGGTFDVSVLELSKGLFQVKATGGNSALGGDDFDHRLFCHIVENNQLSLTDERDIQLLFGLVRVAKEELSRLPETRIQAALSNGKTLDTTITRTEFHALTQHLVAKTIEPVKQALKDAGASKSDIKGVIMVGGATRMLHVQQAVGAFFGQTPLNNLNPDQVVALGAAMQANVLAGNKNDGEWLLLDVTPLSLGLETYGGLAEKIIPRNSTLPTARAQEFTTFKDGQTAMTIHVVQGERELVADCRSLAKFTLRGIPPMVAGAARIRVTFQVDADGLLSVSAREQTTGVQAQIEVKPSYGLDDDTITQMLRDSMSNAKDDAAARARAEAKVEAESLIDAIQAALELDSDLLSEDELNKINGLIARLNASLAAHTAEQIRALVHELTHATDDFAARRMDRNIQRALSGVNVSDL; encoded by the coding sequence ATGGCTTTACTACAAATCGCAGAACCTAATATGTCCGCCGCGCCACACCAACACCGTTTGGCGGTCGGCATAGATTTAGGCACAACCAACAGCTTAGTCGCCACCGTAAGAAGCGGCTCAGCAACCTGCCTGCCCGATGAAAACGGCGCAGTGGTTGTGCCTTCGGTTGTGCGCTATTTGGGCAACGAGCAAACCATTGTCGGCAAAAAAGCACTGGAACAACAAAAGATTGACCCACAAAACACCATTTCGTCAGCTAAACGACTAATCGGGCGCAAATTAGCCGAAATTGATGTTTCACATCTGCCATACCGTTTCGGCAAATCCGAAAAAATCATTGAATTGCAAACAAAAAATGGCGCAAAAACGCCGATTGACGTGTCCGCCGACATTTTGCGCGAACTGAAAACACGCGCCGAAAACAGCTTGGGCGGCGAACTGGTGGGCGCGGTGATTACTGTCCCTGCCTATTTTGATGATGCGCAACGCCAAGCCACGAAAGACGCGGCGCGTTTGGCTGGCTTGAACGTGTTGCGGTTGCTGAACGAGCCGACCGCCGCCGCGATTGCCTACGGTTTGGACAATGGCGCGGAAGGCACGTTTGTGGTGTACGATTTGGGCGGTGGCACGTTTGATGTGTCGGTGTTGGAATTGTCCAAAGGCTTGTTCCAAGTGAAAGCGACTGGCGGCAATTCTGCGCTCGGCGGCGATGATTTTGACCACCGTTTATTTTGCCATATCGTTGAAAATAATCAGCTTTCATTGACCGATGAACGCGATATTCAATTATTGTTTGGCTTGGTTCGTGTGGCAAAAGAAGAATTGAGCAGGCTGCCTGAAACGCGCATTCAGGCAGCATTGAGCAACGGCAAAACGCTGGACACAACGATTACGCGCACGGAATTTCACGCTTTAACACAGCATTTGGTCGCCAAAACGATTGAACCAGTCAAACAAGCATTAAAAGACGCTGGCGCAAGCAAATCCGACATCAAAGGCGTGATTATGGTCGGCGGCGCAACGAGAATGCTGCACGTTCAGCAAGCGGTTGGCGCGTTTTTCGGGCAAACGCCATTGAACAATTTGAACCCTGACCAAGTGGTTGCATTGGGTGCGGCAATGCAGGCGAATGTGTTGGCTGGCAACAAAAATGACGGCGAGTGGCTGCTGTTGGACGTAACGCCTTTGTCTTTGGGATTAGAGACTTACGGCGGTTTGGCGGAAAAAATTATTCCGCGCAATTCCACTTTGCCAACGGCGCGAGCGCAGGAATTTACCACGTTCAAAGACGGTCAAACAGCTATGACGATTCACGTTGTGCAAGGCGAGCGTGAATTGGTGGCGGATTGCCGCAGTTTGGCGAAATTTACCTTGCGCGGTATTCCGCCGATGGTGGCTGGCGCGGCGCGTATTCGTGTTACATTTCAAGTAGATGCGGACGGTTTGTTGTCGGTGTCGGCGCGTGAGCAAACGACTGGCGTTCAAGCGCAAATTGAAGTGAAGCCGTCTTACGGTTTGGACGATGACACGATTACACAGATGTTGCGCGACAGCATGAGCAACGCGAAAGACGATGCCGCTGCCCGTGCGCGTGCCGAAGCGAAAGTGGAAGCGGAAAGTTTGATTGATGCGATTCAGGCAGCGTTAGAATTGGATTCTGATTTATTGAGTGAAGATGAATTGAATAAAATCAATGGCTTGATTGCGCGATTGAATGCGAGTTTAGCCGCGCATACGGCGGAGCAAATTCGCGCACTAGTCCATGAATTAACCCACGCGACTGATGATTTCGCGGCGCGGCGCATGGATAGGAATATTCAGCGTGCGTTGAGTGGTGTGAACGTATCTGATTTGTAA
- a CDS encoding leucyl aminopeptidase — translation MQFTASTQATQESQLFVCTHSDQITDETAKIIANTLTRKEIFGTAAIPVSGSLKHIAVVYLADLQVETMQKAVKEAAAWAQKQVSLSINLHPFCNLNTPLVTQALVAALGEAVYRFDAYKKEPNPAKLQSVEFVHPERSAIIKDTLIRAEALLYGVNLCKDLANTGSNICTPTYLAETATREAQAVGAEAKILGSDYIRENMPSFWGVAKGSVQEPKLVELRYFGAADKSINPIVLVGKGLTFDSGGISLKPGEGMDEMKYDMCGAATVIGTFIAAAKAKLPINLAVVVATCENMPDAGAAKPGDVVKAMNGTTIENLNTDAEGRLVLCDALTYVEQNFTPKAVIDVATLTGACIIALGNVASGLMGNDQDLVDALLQASRNSNDKAWQLPLFPEYKEQLKSNFADLQNIGGRPAGTITAATFLAHFAEHYHWAHLDIAGTAWKSGTAKGATGRPIPLLMQFLVEQTER, via the coding sequence ATGCAATTCACAGCATCCACTCAAGCCACACAAGAATCACAACTGTTTGTCTGCACCCATTCAGACCAAATCACCGATGAAACCGCAAAAATCATCGCCAACACCTTAACCCGTAAAGAAATTTTTGGTACAGCAGCTATTCCCGTTTCAGGCAGCCTGAAACACATCGCCGTGGTTTATTTGGCAGACTTGCAAGTGGAAACCATGCAAAAAGCCGTAAAAGAAGCCGCAGCATGGGCGCAAAAACAAGTCAGCTTGTCCATCAACCTGCACCCATTTTGCAATTTGAACACCCCATTGGTCACACAAGCCTTAGTTGCCGCATTGGGCGAAGCCGTTTACCGTTTCGATGCGTACAAAAAAGAGCCAAACCCAGCCAAATTACAAAGCGTAGAGTTCGTTCATCCAGAACGCAGCGCAATAATTAAAGACACCTTAATCCGCGCCGAAGCCCTGTTATACGGCGTGAACTTGTGCAAAGATTTAGCCAACACAGGCTCAAACATCTGCACCCCAACTTATCTCGCTGAAACCGCCACACGCGAAGCGCAAGCCGTAGGCGCAGAAGCCAAAATTTTGGGCAGCGACTACATTCGTGAAAACATGCCATCATTTTGGGGCGTGGCAAAAGGCAGCGTGCAAGAACCAAAATTGGTTGAATTGCGCTACTTTGGCGCAGCCGACAAATCCATCAACCCGATTGTATTAGTCGGCAAAGGCTTAACCTTTGATAGCGGCGGCATTTCCCTGAAACCAGGCGAAGGCATGGACGAAATGAAATACGATATGTGCGGCGCAGCCACCGTAATCGGCACATTCATCGCCGCAGCCAAAGCCAAGTTGCCGATTAACTTAGCCGTTGTCGTAGCCACTTGCGAAAACATGCCAGACGCAGGCGCGGCTAAACCAGGCGATGTGGTGAAAGCCATGAACGGCACAACCATTGAAAACTTGAACACAGACGCAGAAGGTCGCTTGGTATTATGCGACGCGCTGACTTATGTGGAACAAAACTTCACACCAAAAGCCGTGATTGACGTAGCCACTTTAACAGGAGCGTGCATCATCGCCTTGGGCAATGTAGCCAGCGGCTTGATGGGCAACGACCAAGATTTGGTGGACGCATTATTGCAAGCCTCACGCAACAGCAATGACAAAGCATGGCAGTTGCCATTGTTCCCAGAATACAAAGAGCAACTAAAATCCAATTTTGCCGACTTGCAAAACATCGGCGGTCGTCCTGCTGGCACGATTACAGCCGCTACATTCTTGGCGCACTTCGCGGAACACTACCACTGGGCGCACTTGGATATTGCAGGCACAGCATGGAAATCTGGCACAGCAAAAGGTGCGACAGGTCGCCCTATTCCGTTGTTGATGCAATTCTTGGTAGAACAAACTGAACGATAA